The genomic stretch ACAAAATTTTGTTTTAATATTTTAATTTCTTCTTCCGAAAAACCACCTTCTGGCCCAACTATGAGTCCAACGTTGTTTCCTATTTCTTCTGGAATTTTTTTACCATTAAAATCCAGAAAAAACGTATTTGCTGGAGCAACTTCGGTTATATCGTTGAAGTTAATAATTTCGAATTTTGGAAAATGGAATCGAGCGCATTGTTTGCAACTGTCCCTGATAAGAAAATTTATTTTATCTTGTTTTTGCGAATAATCTCTATTGGAGAATTTGGTTTTAGTAATATATATTTTATCTACACCAAGTTCCACCGCTTTTTCTATTAACCAACGGAGCCTTTCCCATTTTCCTGAGGGAGCAAAGAGGATCAATCTTGAATTATTTTTTTCTTCGCCTATATATTTAGACTCCAAAATACTACCAAAAGATTCTTTTTTTCCTAATTGTTTTATTTGAACTTTGTATTTATTACCATTTCCATCCGTACAAATAACAATATCTCCAGCTTTTTTTCTGACAACTTTAAAATGAGTGGTTTCATGACTGTCAAAAAAAGCATTTTCATTATCAACAGTGCAAAAGAAAATATTTGGCATTAAATCACCTCAATTTAATTATACAATATAATTTGTTGAAGTTAGACATTTGTAGTATAATTTTCTTAAAGAGAAATTATTACAGGAGGGATTGTATGAAAGAATATAAACCTCAAGAAATTGAAAGTAAATGGCAAAAAATTTGGGAAAAAGAAAAGGTTTTTGAAACAGAACAATATTCAGAAAGACCAAAGTTTTATGATCTTGTGATGTTTCCTTATCCTTCTGGAACGTTACATGTAGGCCATGTAAAAAATTATGTTATTGGTGATATTGTTGCAAGGTATAAAAGAATGAAGGGTTATAATGTTCTTCATCCTTTTGGTTATGATGCTTTCGGGCTACCA from Thermosipho atlanticus DSM 15807 encodes the following:
- a CDS encoding 16S rRNA (uracil(1498)-N(3))-methyltransferase produces the protein MPNIFFCTVDNENAFFDSHETTHFKVVRKKAGDIVICTDGNGNKYKVQIKQLGKKESFGSILESKYIGEEKNNSRLILFAPSGKWERLRWLIEKAVELGVDKIYITKTKFSNRDYSQKQDKINFLIRDSCKQCARFHFPKFEIINFNDITEVAPANTFFLDFNGKKIPEEIGNNVGLIVGPEGGFSEEEIKILKQNFVGIVLGRKILRFETAALVSLSYFSLKLSKI